The following proteins are encoded in a genomic region of Spartobacteria bacterium:
- the proB gene encoding glutamate 5-kinase — MKMMEMQIRKEVTKAHRIVVKVGTRVLVDDRGRPNQAKIDALAQQLAQLRHAGHDVALVSSGAVGAGVEALKMTHRPKTLPELQMAAAIGQARLMAKYNEPFSKADCLIGQVLLTQADLANRTRHLNIRNTMSCLFRHGIIPIVNENDVVSVDEIKVGDNDVLAAMVAILAEADLLVLLSTTNGLKESGEVGAARIPFVHSLTDDILGLAKGKGGELSTGGMMTKLQSAHRAVSEGIPTIIADGREDDTLHRIMAGESVGTLLANAQTVNTDGHPHRKQWIAHFHKYAGFVVIDDGACEAVQNKGKSLLPIGVRSVEGTFAAGSAIQVKNQQGQVIACGLSNYSNNEVSKIMGKKTSEVEIILGACAIDEVIHRDNMVVECAD; from the coding sequence ATGAAAATGATGGAAATGCAGATTAGAAAAGAAGTCACAAAGGCGCATCGCATTGTTGTGAAAGTGGGGACGCGTGTCCTTGTAGATGACAGGGGTCGTCCGAATCAGGCAAAAATTGATGCATTGGCGCAGCAATTGGCGCAGTTGCGTCACGCAGGTCATGATGTGGCACTGGTGAGTTCGGGAGCGGTAGGTGCCGGTGTGGAAGCATTGAAAATGACGCATCGCCCGAAGACACTGCCGGAATTACAGATGGCGGCGGCCATTGGTCAGGCCCGCTTGATGGCGAAATACAATGAGCCGTTTTCCAAGGCGGACTGTCTCATCGGACAGGTCTTGCTGACGCAGGCTGATTTGGCAAACCGGACGAGACATTTAAATATTCGCAACACCATGAGCTGCCTTTTCAGGCATGGGATCATACCGATAGTGAACGAAAATGATGTGGTTTCGGTGGACGAAATCAAGGTTGGGGATAACGATGTGCTGGCCGCGATGGTGGCGATTCTGGCCGAAGCAGATTTACTGGTTCTTCTCAGTACAACGAATGGATTAAAAGAAAGCGGGGAGGTCGGCGCGGCACGTATTCCTTTTGTTCATTCGCTTACCGACGACATTCTTGGTTTGGCCAAGGGAAAGGGTGGTGAATTATCCACCGGAGGTATGATGACGAAGTTGCAGAGTGCGCATCGTGCTGTTAGCGAAGGGATTCCGACCATTATCGCCGACGGAAGGGAGGATGATACACTGCATCGCATCATGGCGGGTGAAAGTGTGGGCACGCTACTGGCAAACGCGCAGACCGTGAATACGGATGGTCATCCGCATCGCAAGCAATGGATTGCTCATTTTCATAAATATGCAGGATTTGTGGTGATTGATGACGGAGCCTGTGAGGCCGTCCAGAATAAAGGGAAAAGCCTGTTGCCTATTGGTGTGCGATCCGTCGAGGGAACCTTTGCCGCAGGGTCAGCCATTCAGGTAAAAAATCAACAGGGGCAGGTGATTGCCTGCGGCTTGAGCAATTACTCGAATAACGAAGTGTCCAAAATAATGGGAAAAAAAACTTCAGAAGTAGAAATCATTCTGGGAGCCTGTGCCATAGATGAGGTGATTCATCGTGACAATATGGTCGTAGAGTGTGCGGATTAG